Within Phycisphaerales bacterium, the genomic segment TCCGCCGAACGGCAGGGCGAGCACTTGGCTCAGCGGTGTGCCCACGATCGGCAGGAGCGCGACACCGATCAGCAAGCCCGCCAGCCGGGCGGTCATGCCAATCAGTCCGCCCCGGGTAGGTATCCAGACGAAGATCAGCGCTACCAGTGAAGTAAACTTGACGGCCGGCCCTCCAAACGCGAGGGCGAGCAACAGCAACCCCACGAGCACAACGCGGAAAGTTCCAAGAAAGAAGCCCGTCCCGGCGTGTAAGGTGCCGGACTCGACGGACTCGTCCGCGTTCGGTGGTGCGGTTAGCGCTGGAGCAACGGGCATCGGGAGTGCTCCCGGTCATACGTTGGGCGCAGGCCGCACTACGGCGCGGGCGCGCACCTCTCCAATAGGATCGGTGACGGTGACAAATGACTTGATCCCCGCTGGATAGGGGGGTGGGGTGGACAGGTGACAGGGACGAGCTACGGCGGAGGTCAGACTTCCTGGATTTCCTTCGACTTCTCGTCCACGACGGCGTCGATCTTCTTGCAATACTCGTCGGTGAGCTTCTGGACCTGCTCTTGGCCGCGATCGGCATCATCCTCGGGCAGCGTCTTGGCCTTCTTTTCGGTTTCGAGGGCCTTGTTGGCATCGCGGCGGATATTGCGTACGGAGATCTTCTGCTGCTCGCCCAATTCTTTGACCCGTGCGATGAGCTTCTGGCGCCGGTCCCCGGAGAGTGCCGGCACGGGCAGGCGAATCATCTTGCCGTCGTTCTGAGGATTGATCCCAAGCTCGCTTTTCTCGATCGAGCGTTGGATGTCCTTGAGAGTGCCGGGGTCGAAGGGCTTCACAACGATGACGTTTCCTTCGGTGACGGCAATGCTCGCCAGTTCTTTGAGCGTCATGGTGGAGCCATAAGACTCGACCTCGACGCGCAAACTATCGACGAGGCCCGGGGTAGCGCGGCCGGTGCGCACGCCGCGCAGTTCTTGCCGGAGGAAGTCGAGCGCCTTGTCCATTTTGTCTTCGGTGTCGAACAGCACATCATCCAGCGGCATGCGAGTTCTCCTCGTCGAAGCCCGTATCTGCGTGGCAGAGAATAGCCCGCGCGCGAGCGGGACTCAAGCGGTGGCGGCGATTCGAGTTGAACGGAACGCGGCTTGCCGGAAGAGCAGGCAAGCCGGGCGTGTCTCGCGGCGCGGCCCGGCGGATCTTCAGGTGCCCCCGCGGAGGAGTGATGATGTCCAAGCAATTGCGGCGTGGAGACAATCGGAGCGGCTGGCGTTGGGGGCGTCCGCTCCTGGTAACGGTGAGTCTGGTCCTGTCCCTGGGGCTAACCGGCTGTGGGAGTGAGTTGTCCAAGGAGTTTCGAGCAGCCGCTATCGGTGGAATTGAGACGGGCGTCAATGCGATTGTCGGTGGCCTGCTCGACGGCTTGTTCACGATCGCCGATCCGGCGGGGCCGGAGGGTGTGCAATAGCTGGACCCGACCGCGTCGGGCCGGGTTGTTGCTCGGCGGGTTTCAGCTTCTTGGCAACGACCCATGGGCAGGGGATCGCTATACTCGCGTGTGTGGGCTGGCTCATCCCGATCTGGCTCGCCGCGCGGCCGCCCGGGCCGCAGCCCGATGAAGAAAGGCGGAGCGATGCTCGTACGGTTGGCCCACAGCCCCGATCCCGATGATGCGTTCATGTTCTACGGCCTGTCGCGCGGCGGTATCGATCCGGGTCCCTACCAGTTCGAGCACATCCTCGCGGATATCCAGACGCTCAACGAGAAAGCTCATCGCGGCGAGTATGATGTAACGGCCTTGAGCATACATGCGTTCCCGCACGTGGCCGACCGCTACATCCTGACTGCCTGCGGCAGCAGCATGGGCGACAACTACGGGCCCATGGTGGTGACGCCGGCACCGGCACGTATCGCGGACCTGGTCGGAAAGACGATCGCCGTGCCGGGTCTCATGACGACGGCCTATTTGACACTTCAGCTCCTGCTCGGTCCCGGCCGCATTACGCCCAAGGTGATCATGTTCGACGAGATCCCTGCGGAAGTGGCGGCCGGACGCGTGGATGCGGGTTTGTTGATTCACGAGGGCCAGCTAACGTATCGCCAGGCGGGCCTGCATCTGGTCGTGGATCTTGGGGTCTGGTGGATGGAGCAGACGGGGTTGCCGCTGCCGCTCGGTGGCAACGCGATTCGCCGCGACCTGGGCCCGGAACACTGTCGGCGCATTGCCGACATCATTCGCGCGAGCATCCAGTATGGCCTCGAGCACCGCAGTGCAGCGGTGAAGTATGCCCTGCAGTTCGGGCGCGGACTGGATGAGGCGCTCGCAGATCGTTTCGTGGGGATGTACGTGAACGAGTGGACGCTGGACTACGGCGAGCGTGGCCGGGAGGCGGTGCGTCGCCTGCTGCGCGCCGGAGCGGATGCGGGCCTGGTCCCCGATCCGGGCGAGATCGAGTTTCTCTAGACCGGCGGTGGCACCGTGCTGCTCGTGGGGGCGTGGCGGAAGTCGGTACTCCGCTGCCCACCTCCGTACGGCTATTCCTCGCGGAGTACGGCACCCGTTGTCGCTGAAGTCACGCGACCCGCATAGCGTGCCAGCCAGCCGCGGAGTTGCCGGTCCGGTGGACGGTACGCGGTGATGCGCTGCTCGATCTCCGCCGCGTCGAGTGCGACCTCCAGCCGGCAGTTCGGAATGTCG encodes:
- the frr gene encoding ribosome recycling factor, whose protein sequence is MPLDDVLFDTEDKMDKALDFLRQELRGVRTGRATPGLVDSLRVEVESYGSTMTLKELASIAVTEGNVIVVKPFDPGTLKDIQRSIEKSELGINPQNDGKMIRLPVPALSGDRRQKLIARVKELGEQQKISVRNIRRDANKALETEKKAKTLPEDDADRGQEQVQKLTDEYCKKIDAVVDEKSKEIQEV
- a CDS encoding ABC transporter substrate-binding protein, coding for MKKGGAMLVRLAHSPDPDDAFMFYGLSRGGIDPGPYQFEHILADIQTLNEKAHRGEYDVTALSIHAFPHVADRYILTACGSSMGDNYGPMVVTPAPARIADLVGKTIAVPGLMTTAYLTLQLLLGPGRITPKVIMFDEIPAEVAAGRVDAGLLIHEGQLTYRQAGLHLVVDLGVWWMEQTGLPLPLGGNAIRRDLGPEHCRRIADIIRASIQYGLEHRSAAVKYALQFGRGLDEALADRFVGMYVNEWTLDYGERGREAVRRLLRAGADAGLVPDPGEIEFL